GTTGATCTACAAGATCCGCCTGAACTGTTACCACAAATGATTCAAATGTTAGAAGCAAATAAAGAGTTGGATTGTATCGGTACGAGACGTGGTGATCGTGAAGGCGAACCGCCGATTCGCAGTTTTTTTGCTCGTATGTTCTACCGCTTAGTCAATAAGATCGGTGAAACAGAGATGGTCGATGGTGCTAGAGATTTTCGCTTGATGACGCGTCAAATGGTCGATGGGATTCTAGAATTGACTGAGTATAATCGCTTTTCAAAAGGGATTTTTAGTTGGGTTGGCTTTAACACAGAATACTTGTCGTATGAAAATCGCGAACGGGTCGCTGGTTCTACTTCGTGGTCATTTTGGAGTTTATTGAGTTATTCCATCGATGGCATCGTCAACTTTTCGGAAATGCCCTTGAACCTAGCTTCTTATGTAGGTGCTCTTTCTTGTGTTGGGTCAGTCATCGCGATGCTGGTGATTTTCTTTAGAACGATCATTATTGGGGATCCTACTAGCGGATGGCCATCTATGGTTTGTATCATTTTGTTTGTAGGCGGGCTGCAACTTCTCTGTCTTGGAATTATTGGTAAATATATTGGAAAGATCTTTTTGGAAACGAAAAAACGCCCGATTTATCTTGTGAAGGAAACAGAACGAGATAACAAAGAAGAATAGAAGTTGAAATCAATCAAAAAAGACCAACTTTGATCTCGTTGAGATTCTAAAGCTGGTCTTTTTGAGCGACTCAATACCCTTGATTTAGAGCAATTTCATTTTTAGCTAAGCTGCCGTCTTTTAAGAATTGAGTCAGATTTTGTGTAAAGATAGTGAACAGCTTTGTCTTAAATTGAGGAGTAAGTCCAGAAATATGAGGGGTTATCAACACATTTTCCATCGTCCATAAAGGGCTGTCCGCTGGCAAAGGTTCTTCTTCAAAAACATCTAAAGCAGCAAAACTCAGCTGACCGTTTTTTAGTGCTTCGATCAGGTCAGTTGTGTGGACGGATGGTCCACGGCCCACATTGACAAACACAGTTCCTGGTTTCATCGCAAGAAACATTGATTCATTGTACATCTGGTAGGTTTCATCGGTTAACGGTAAAATATTTACAACGATATCCATTTCGTTGATGATCCGCTGCATATTTTTTTGCGAGTAGCACTCAATAAAACCTTGAGTGACATGTCCTGATGTATTGATACCGTAAGGTTGGATATTTAAACCTTGGGCAAATAAGGCCAGCTGTTGACCGATATTTCCTGTGCCGACAATCAACATTTTTTGCATGGATAATTGCTTATAGGAGATATTTTCTCGGCTCCATACTCGATTTGCCTGATTGTTTATGCTTGTACGGATGCCCCGGAAAGCTGTTAATAAAACGCCTAAAACATGTTCTGAAATAGAAATGCTGTGAATACCGCTTGCGTTTGATAAATGTATGCCTTTTTCGGTAAAACGGTCTAAATCATAGGAATCGACACCTGCTGAAATGGACTGTACCCATTTTAAACGACTCGTTTCAGAGTCCAAAAGATATTGACCTAACTCTTTATCCCAGCCTAACATGATTTCGATGTCGTCCTTAATTAATTGTGGTGTTTCTCTGTGAGGATCAACAACGATATGATCAACAGCTATTTTTCGAATATCTGCCACTTGTTCTTCCTTCATTTTCTCAACAAGATAAATAATTGGTTGTCCCATTTTGATTCCTCCCTGCATTCTCATTGTAACAAAAAACGATGTCAAACTAAAAAGGATTGAACTATGAATCGTTCAATCCTTTCAAATAGAGTGTTATTCAGATTAGATTTCTTCACCGCGAGCATAAGCGGCTGCAAGGAGATCCACTTCTTTTTTTAGTTCTTCGACCATTATTTCTTCTGGAACAGTGCGGATGATTTTTCCTTTTTTAAACAACATTCCTTTGCCGTTTCCACCAGCGATACCGATATCTGCTTCTCTGGCTTCACCGGGACCATTCACAGCACAGCCTAAAACAGCTACTTTGATCGGTGCTTTGATTTTTTCAATATATTCTTCGATCTCATTTGCGATCGGAATCAAATCGATTTCAATCCGTCCACATGTAGGACAAGAAATCAATGTCGCAGCATTACTTGCTAAGCCAAATGCTTTTAGCACTTCTTTTGCTACTTTGATTTCTTCGACAGGGTCTGCAGAAAGTGAAACTCGGCAAGTATTTCCGATACCACGGGAAAGTAAAGCCCCGAGTCCAGCAGCAGATTTCATTCCGCCAGAAAATTTCGTTCCAGCTTCAGTGATTCCTAAGTGTAAAGGATAATCAAATGTTTGGGCAGCTAAAGAGTACGCTTCGATCGCCAAATTCACGTCACTGGCTTTTAATGAAACAATAATGTCATAAAAGTCTAAATCTTCAAGAATTTTGATATGCTCTACAGCACTTGCAACCATTGCTTCAGCAGTCGGATAGCCATATTGCTGTAAGAATTTTTTTTCTAAAGAGCCAGCATTTACACCGATTCTAATAGGGATTCCTTTGGCTTTACAAGCAGTAACTACTTTTTCTACACGGTCTTTTCTACCGATATTTCCTGGGTTGATCCGAATTTTATCAACACCTTGCTCGATTGCTTTCAATGCTAAACGATAATCAAAATGAATATCTGCGACTAGTGGAATCGAGATTTGACTCTTGATGGCGCCTAAAGCATTAGCTGCTGCTTCATCAGGGACAGCTACACGCACGATCTGACAGCCTGCTTCTTCCAATTGTTTGATTTGTGCGACGGTTGCTTCAACATCATGTGTTTTAGTCGTACACATACTTTGGATAAATAATTCATCACTTCCGCCGATCGTTAAGTCGCCAATTTTGACTGGACGTGTATTTTTACGATGGGTCAATTCTCCCATAATAGATTCTCTCCTTATTTTGTCTTACAATTTTTTATTGTTAATTCCTCAATCAGTATAATTCAACGTCTATCTTAACACATAATGATAAATCTGAGAATGTAAGAAAAGTTTAAGATTTCTTCTGAATGTCATTGGAAAGATTAAATCATTGGTGGCTGGTGCCGCTGTTCTTTTCGAGTTGCAAAGAAAAAGATCATCAATGAAACCAAAATGATCAAAAAGCTATCATCAAAAGGTCTAAACAGTAGTTGAAGCAAACTGCTGACGATCACTGGTAAGGTTGAGCAATAGACAACTATTTTTAAGCAATCAAAAAAGCGTAATTTGTATAATCGAACCTTACTATAAAGATTAGCGCCGATCGTGATCAACAGTAGATTGATGAGCAAATTAATAAATGCTGGATACAGTGTGACCAAAAAAACAATGAGTTTGAGCCAAAAGGGCACATTCGATTCATCTAACGCTTGCTTCAGCTCTTGGCTGTTCAAGCCATCAAGAGTCCCTTGTGAATAAGGCACTTCAAACTGGCTTGTACCAAATAAGGCATCAGCCGTTCCAGAACTTGGTAAGGAAACAACAAACTCGTCATCTAAGAAACCGACACTGACTGCATTTCCGACAGAATCAGCGGTAATATCACTGAGCGAACGTTTTCCTTCCGGATCGAAGGTGAAGATGATCGAATTTGTTTGATAAATAAAACCTTTTGTAGAGGGATCTGTTTTTAGTTGCCCGTCGATAATTTTAAACTCAGGTAATTTTTCAGCGATTTTTTGCCCATCACTTTTAATATCCTGAACCATAGAAAAAATTTGTTTTGTTAATGGAAAAGCAAGAACGACACTTAGAAAAAGGATGTACAAAATGACTTTCCAAAAAGGCATATTTTTAGCCCTATGAAGATCAGAAAATTGAAAAAGAGCATGTTTAAACAATGTGAATGTATTCATAGACTTTCTCCTGACTTGAATTTACGTACAGTCGTCATTTTAAAGGAGTTAACTCGTAAAAACAAGTGTCGTGTAAATTTTGTAAGCAATTACTTTGAAGGTTGGCATAAAATCTGTTATGCTATAAATGTATGAAAATATATACTTATTTAAATGGAGGGATTTTTTTATGACTTACACTTTACCAGAATTACCTTATGCTTATGATGCGTTGGCACCATATATCGATGAAGAAACAATGCATTTACACCATGACAAACACCATAACACTTATGTGACGAACTTAAATGCTGCAATTGAGAAACACCCTGAACTTGGTTCTAAATCTGTAGAAGAATTGATTTCTGATATGGATGCGATTCCTGAAGATATTCGTACAGCTGTACGTAACAATGGTGGCGGACATGCGAACCATGCATTTTTCTGGAACATCATGGCTCCTAATGCTGGCGGCGCACCAACTGGTGATATCAAAGATGCGATCGATGCGGCTTTTGGCAGCTTTGATAAACTAAAAGAAGAATTTAAAACTGCTGCAACTGGACGTTTCGGTTCAGGTTGGGCATGGCTAGTTTTAAATAATGGCAAATTAGAAGTAACATCAACTGCTAACCAAGATTCTCCTTTAATGGAAGGTAAAACTCCAGTTTTAGGCTTAGATGTTTGGGAACATGCGTATTACTTAAACTACAAAAACGTTCGTCCAGAATACATCGATGCATTTTGGAACATCGTGAACTGGGATGAAGTAAACAAACATTTTGCTGCAGCAAAATAAGTAAATAATTATATAAATTCTATCTTTTCGGAGGAAAACAGTAAAATGCACTGTTTTCCTCTTTTTATTTGTGGCATACTAATAATAGGAAAATGAAAGCTGAAGGAGCTTGATTAAAATGAATCTAAAAATGCAGAAGGTCCATGGGTCAGAAAATGACTTTTTTTTGATTGATCAATTACAGTTAGAGCGTCCTTTTACTAAAAAAGAACTTGAAGATCTGCGAATCCGCTTATGTGATCGTAAACATGGATTGCTCGGGGGAGCGGACGGATTATTGCTCATTGAAGCATCGAAACAAGGTGAAGCTGTAGCGAAGATGCGTGTCATTAATTCAGATGGCAGTGAAGCGAGCATGTGTGGAAATGGTCTACGAACTGTTGCCAGATATTTATCTGAAAAGTATGATGAGCAGTCATTTATAGTAGAAACGATGTTCGCAGACCTAAAAGTCCGCAGAGCAAAAGAGCTCGGCAAAGGTGTAGCTACATATCAAGTGGAGATATCACCAGTTCGCTTTGAAGCAGAAGCAATACCGATGCTGACAAAGCACAATAGAATCATCGATGAAGTGATACCAGAATTATCTGATGAAATAAAATTTTCTGCAGTGGCTGTTCCAAATCCTCATCTTATCGCATTTGTGGATCATCAAATGCTGGTTAGTTCTGAGTTTGAACGGATTGCTGCTTATGTCAACGGAGAAAATCCGCTTTTTCCAGATGGCATCAATGTTAGTTTTGTGGAGATTTTGGGAGACAATCAATTATTTGTTCGGACCTATGAACGTGGAGTCGGTTTTACTAGTGCGTGTGGAACAGCAATGTGTGCGAGCAGTTTGATGTATGTGCTGTTGAACGATCGGGAGTTTGGAGAAACAATTACCGTTAGAAATGTAGGGGGAATGGTAAAAACTGTTGTTCATGAAGACGATGCGGAAGGTTATTGGATGGAATTGATTGGTAATGCAAGTGTGACACATGTGTTGTCAGGTGAGTTAGTTGATTTTGAAACCGGAAGTTTCGATAGATTATTAATCAGTGAAACAACGGAACAAGCAGCTTACATAGCATTTTTAGAAACGATTAAGATAGATTAGTACGCTGGGGAGAGCCTATCTAATTGAAATAAAAAGATCGTTTAGGGAGAGTTAAGGGAGTGTCGAAGTGAATAAGCTTAGTTGGGTAAATATGAATCTGGTAAAAAGGGTTGGTTGTATAGCAGTCGTTGGTGGTTCGCTGTTGATTTGTTTTTTAGGTATAAGTATGAATGCTGGTCAGAGACAGCAGCAAAAAATCGAATATGCAGAAATAACGATCAGAAATGAAACCGAAAAAATCAAATTTCTGGATAAACTAGTTGGAGAGCTCTATAAAGATGAAACAGAAGAATTTTTAGTGAATCCGATAGAAGAATTACAAATTAAACAGCTTGAAACCAAAGTCAATCAATTGAAAACTGAAGCCGCTGATTTTGGGCTGAAATCGAATCACTTACCATTGGATATATCACAAATAGCTGAGGATAAACAAAAGTTAGCTTCTAAATTGGCAGATATAAGAACTAAATACACGATTCAACAACAAGTACAGGAAATGTTAGTTCAAGCGCCAGAAAATTGGGAAGCAACTGGTGAAGCTGTGATCATTAACGAAAAAGCTACTGCCGAAAATTTGCTTAAATTACATAATGATGTCGTTCAATTTAATAGTGTGTGGTCGAATGGAATCAGTGTGTATTTAAATGAGATGGATGCGCAAGTGAACTTGTATAACGAAATCCAGCAAGGAATCGATAAAATGATCGATGGACAAAATTTAACGAGTGAAGCGACTCTGGAAGCTTTTATTCATCAATTTAATCAAGTCTCACAAGTGAAAAATACAACTCTTAGAAAACGGTTATCAGAACGATTAGAGCAAGTCGATCAGCTCATGAACGCTCAAATTATTGGTGAAGAAAATTTGTTAGAAGAACCAATTTAGTTAATATTTATTAAATAATATTGCGATATTCCGGTTGGTTTTTAAATAAATTATCAATTATTTAAAAAAATATCGAAAAAGTTGATAACATTTTATTGGGTGAATACCCTTGTACTTGATTCATCTTAAAATTATAATTAATGGTGTAGTAATGGAGGAAAAAATGGAAGAAACAATCAGTTTACAAGAACTCGTTGGAGTTTTAAGAAAACGTATAGGTTTAATTATCGTCAGTATGTTTTTAGGATTAGGGGTTGCAGGGGTTTTAACTTATTTTGTTATTACGCCGAAATACAGTTCTCAAGCCCAATTGATCGTTCGTTTGCCGCAAAATGAAACGACGAATGTGAATGATATTAATGGGAATCTTCAGATGATCAATACATATAAAGATTTGATCAAAAGCGATACAGTTATGACAGAGGTTCAGCAGAGAATGAAGGCAGAACATCAAAATGATTTATCCGTTGAGGCACTTAAAGCGAGTGTGTCAGTCAATCAGTCTCAAAATTCTCAAATGTTTTCGATCGTCTCTAAAGTAACGGATCCATTGGTTGCACAAAATATTGCTAATCAGACAGCTCTTGTTTTCCAAGAGCAGGCGAAGGACATGCTGAATGTTGATAAGATTACGATCATTTCAGAAGCAACAGCCAATTTAAATCCGGTGTCTCCCAATGATAAAATCAATCTAATCATAGGATTAGCATTAGGACTTTTATTTGGAATCATGGCATCCTTTATTTTGGAATTATTTGATAAGACAATTAAAGATGATAGTTTTGTAGAAGAAGAATTAGGCTTTACGATATTAGGTGTTGTTCCAAATATGACTGCTAAGGAATTAAATGCAAAAGTTGTTCGTACCGCTCCTTCAACGGCTTCTAAGTCAAACAATGGTTTTGCCAAAGATGGAGCAAGAGTTATACCAAAAGAAGATTTTAACTCAGATAATTCTGCCCCAGCGCGCAGAAGTCGTCCAAGAGTATAAAGGAGTATAGAATGTCAAATAAAATAAGAAATCAAAAAAAACAAAAGACCAAAGCAGTCAGTCTGATTACTTTAGCAGATAAATCATCACCAATATCAGAACAATACCGAACGATCAGAACGAACATCCAGTACGCGATGATCGATAGGGATTTAAAAACATTAGTAGTCACTTCATCAGGCCCAAGCGAAGGCAAGTCAACGACTTCTGCTAATTTAGCGATCGTATTTGCTAATTCAGGCAAGCGTGTTTTATTAGTGGATGCAGATATGCGCAAGCCAACTGTAGCCAAAACATTTTCTCTAGACAATGTCCGGGGATTGAGTACCCTTCTAGGGAGTAGAGAAGTTGTACTGCATCAGGTCGTTCAGTCATCGGGGATTGATAACTTATTCCTTATGACGAGTGGTCCTAAGCCGCCTAATCCATCTGAATTACTGGATTCTAGACGGATGGAAGAGCTTATCCAAGATTTAAAACAACAATATGATTTAGTCATCTTTGACATGCCGCCTGTTGTGGCAGTGACAGATGCACAAATCGTATCATCAAAATCAGACGGAACGATTTTAGTTGTCCGTGAAAATGTCTCAAAAAGAGATTCTCTATTAAAAGCTAAGAATTTATTAGAACTTGTAGATGCGAATATCTTAGGGGTTGTTTATAACGGTTCTAAGAGTATAACGGATCAAGGCTACTATTACGGTTCATGATAACAGGCAGAAAGGATAAATACCAATGATTGATTTGCATTGCCATATATTACCTGGTATTGATGATGGGGCCAAAACGATCGATGATTCGCTTGACATGGCTAGAATGGCTGTGAAACAAGGCATTACTCATATTTTGTGTACACCTCATCATAATAATGGCAGGTATGACAATCCAGCAGGTCAGGTTATA
This sequence is a window from Enterococcus wangshanyuanii. Protein-coding genes within it:
- the ispG gene encoding flavodoxin-dependent (E)-4-hydroxy-3-methylbut-2-enyl-diphosphate synthase — its product is MGELTHRKNTRPVKIGDLTIGGSDELFIQSMCTTKTHDVEATVAQIKQLEEAGCQIVRVAVPDEAAANALGAIKSQISIPLVADIHFDYRLALKAIEQGVDKIRINPGNIGRKDRVEKVVTACKAKGIPIRIGVNAGSLEKKFLQQYGYPTAEAMVASAVEHIKILEDLDFYDIIVSLKASDVNLAIEAYSLAAQTFDYPLHLGITEAGTKFSGGMKSAAGLGALLSRGIGNTCRVSLSADPVEEIKVAKEVLKAFGLASNAATLISCPTCGRIEIDLIPIANEIEEYIEKIKAPIKVAVLGCAVNGPGEAREADIGIAGGNGKGMLFKKGKIIRTVPEEIMVEELKKEVDLLAAAYARGEEI
- a CDS encoding DUF1189 domain-containing protein, translated to MNTFTLFKHALFQFSDLHRAKNMPFWKVILYILFLSVVLAFPLTKQIFSMVQDIKSDGQKIAEKLPEFKIIDGQLKTDPSTKGFIYQTNSIIFTFDPEGKRSLSDITADSVGNAVSVGFLDDEFVVSLPSSGTADALFGTSQFEVPYSQGTLDGLNSQELKQALDESNVPFWLKLIVFLVTLYPAFINLLINLLLITIGANLYSKVRLYKLRFFDCLKIVVYCSTLPVIVSSLLQLLFRPFDDSFLIILVSLMIFFFATRKEQRHQPPMI
- a CDS encoding superoxide dismutase, producing the protein MTYTLPELPYAYDALAPYIDEETMHLHHDKHHNTYVTNLNAAIEKHPELGSKSVEELISDMDAIPEDIRTAVRNNGGGHANHAFFWNIMAPNAGGAPTGDIKDAIDAAFGSFDKLKEEFKTAATGRFGSGWAWLVLNNGKLEVTSTANQDSPLMEGKTPVLGLDVWEHAYYLNYKNVRPEYIDAFWNIVNWDEVNKHFAAAK
- a CDS encoding glycosyltransferase family 2 protein, yielding MLSIVVPCYNEEESIPLFFEEVEKISAQIQYNIEYIFINDGSKDGTLESLRKLYKAHPDKVRYLSFSRNFGKEAGLYAGLKEARGSLVTVMDVDLQDPPELLPQMIQMLEANKELDCIGTRRGDREGEPPIRSFFARMFYRLVNKIGETEMVDGARDFRLMTRQMVDGILELTEYNRFSKGIFSWVGFNTEYLSYENRERVAGSTSWSFWSLLSYSIDGIVNFSEMPLNLASYVGALSCVGSVIAMLVIFFRTIIIGDPTSGWPSMVCIILFVGGLQLLCLGIIGKYIGKIFLETKKRPIYLVKETERDNKEE
- the dapF gene encoding diaminopimelate epimerase, whose protein sequence is MNLKMQKVHGSENDFFLIDQLQLERPFTKKELEDLRIRLCDRKHGLLGGADGLLLIEASKQGEAVAKMRVINSDGSEASMCGNGLRTVARYLSEKYDEQSFIVETMFADLKVRRAKELGKGVATYQVEISPVRFEAEAIPMLTKHNRIIDEVIPELSDEIKFSAVAVPNPHLIAFVDHQMLVSSEFERIAAYVNGENPLFPDGINVSFVEILGDNQLFVRTYERGVGFTSACGTAMCASSLMYVLLNDREFGETITVRNVGGMVKTVVHEDDAEGYWMELIGNASVTHVLSGELVDFETGSFDRLLISETTEQAAYIAFLETIKID
- a CDS encoding YveK family protein; this encodes MEETISLQELVGVLRKRIGLIIVSMFLGLGVAGVLTYFVITPKYSSQAQLIVRLPQNETTNVNDINGNLQMINTYKDLIKSDTVMTEVQQRMKAEHQNDLSVEALKASVSVNQSQNSQMFSIVSKVTDPLVAQNIANQTALVFQEQAKDMLNVDKITIISEATANLNPVSPNDKINLIIGLALGLLFGIMASFILELFDKTIKDDSFVEEELGFTILGVVPNMTAKELNAKVVRTAPSTASKSNNGFAKDGARVIPKEDFNSDNSAPARRSRPRV
- a CDS encoding CpsD/CapB family tyrosine-protein kinase → MSNKIRNQKKQKTKAVSLITLADKSSPISEQYRTIRTNIQYAMIDRDLKTLVVTSSGPSEGKSTTSANLAIVFANSGKRVLLVDADMRKPTVAKTFSLDNVRGLSTLLGSREVVLHQVVQSSGIDNLFLMTSGPKPPNPSELLDSRRMEELIQDLKQQYDLVIFDMPPVVAVTDAQIVSSKSDGTILVVRENVSKRDSLLKAKNLLELVDANILGVVYNGSKSITDQGYYYGS
- a CDS encoding phosphoglycerate dehydrogenase, which translates into the protein MGQPIIYLVEKMKEEQVADIRKIAVDHIVVDPHRETPQLIKDDIEIMLGWDKELGQYLLDSETSRLKWVQSISAGVDSYDLDRFTEKGIHLSNASGIHSISISEHVLGVLLTAFRGIRTSINNQANRVWSRENISYKQLSMQKMLIVGTGNIGQQLALFAQGLNIQPYGINTSGHVTQGFIECYSQKNMQRIINEMDIVVNILPLTDETYQMYNESMFLAMKPGTVFVNVGRGPSVHTTDLIEALKNGQLSFAALDVFEEEPLPADSPLWTMENVLITPHISGLTPQFKTKLFTIFTQNLTQFLKDGSLAKNEIALNQGY